From Nicotiana tabacum cultivar K326 chromosome 20, ASM71507v2, whole genome shotgun sequence, one genomic window encodes:
- the LOC142174578 gene encoding uncharacterized protein LOC142174578, whose amino-acid sequence MKLNPEKCAFGILSALKKQNQFEWSEESQQTLKNLKAYLSNPPLLAKPKDGEKLHVYLAVSEMTVSVVLVREDQEKLALALIMASRKLRPYFQCHPISVVTAYPLRNILHKQELWGILSKCVIELSEYDITYQPITTIKSQVLADFVADFSQGIQLEAEKELQIFNGSNPGTSTLFTDGSSNVKGAGLGIVLVPPTGETIRQAIKCHPITNNEVEYEAMIAVWN is encoded by the exons ATGAAGTTAAAtcctgagaaatgtgcatttggcatcTTATCAG CTTTAAAAAAGCAAAACCAATTTGAATGGTCTGAAGAAAGTCAACAAACGCTTAAAAACTTAAAGGCGTACCTATCAAATCCACCATTGCTAGCCAAACCAAAAGATGGGGAGAAATTGCATGTTTACCTTGCAGTTTCAGAAATGACGGTAAGTGTAGTATTAGTTCGagaagaccaag AGAAACTTGCATTAGCTTTGATTATGGCATCTAGGAAATTAAGACcctatttccaatgtcatcccaTTTCTGTGGTAACCGCCTACCCCTTACGCAATATATTGCATAAACAAGAGTTATGGGGTATATTATCCAAGTGCgttatagaactaagtgaatatgacattACATATCAACCTATAACTACAATAAAGTCACAAGTCTTAGCAGATTTCGTGGCAGATTTTAGCCAAGGAATACAGTTGGAAGCAGAAAAAGAACTGCAGATATTTAACGGATCTAATCCAGGTACATCGACCTTATTTACTGACGGTTCATCAAATGTAAAAGGAGCAGGTCTGGGAATTGTCCtagtaccacctacgggtgaaactatAAGGCAAGCAATAAAGTGCCATCCAATCACTAATAATGAGGTAGAATATGAAGCTATGATTGCAGTTTGGAATTAG